A stretch of the Thiocystis violascens DSM 198 genome encodes the following:
- a CDS encoding DUF4412 domain-containing protein, with translation MTTRFSGAANAHSLIRGMRLTLAVLLASLLNLSAVLASDEGIYLETLNRSTGLMGEAPQEELSKTYLAHDKMKVASSEAEGTDMILDPATGTMTFINHAAKQYYTINIASVKEGMSQPGMEQMRAMVAETKITVQDTGESQKIGDWNCRKYLVSKTGMMGIEQEVWATEEVDFDVNRFTEMMSLSGPDGLLANSPEGAAQQAEMAKIKGYPILTKTKMQMMGSSMESESEVKVIRKEAMPASLFDIPEGYTEREMGKGMGAAMPGPAAHP, from the coding sequence ATGACCACCCGCTTTTCTGGCGCTGCGAACGCGCATTCGCTCATTCGAGGCATGCGGTTGACCCTAGCGGTCCTGCTCGCCTCACTCCTGAACCTGTCCGCTGTCCTTGCCAGCGACGAGGGTATCTATCTTGAGACGCTCAATCGCAGCACCGGACTGATGGGCGAGGCGCCCCAGGAGGAATTAAGCAAGACCTACCTGGCCCACGACAAGATGAAAGTGGCCAGTTCAGAGGCCGAAGGGACCGACATGATTCTGGATCCGGCGACCGGCACCATGACCTTCATCAATCATGCCGCCAAGCAGTATTACACAATCAATATCGCCAGCGTGAAGGAAGGCATGTCCCAGCCGGGCATGGAGCAGATGCGCGCCATGGTCGCGGAAACCAAAATCACGGTTCAGGACACCGGAGAAAGCCAGAAAATTGGCGATTGGAACTGTCGGAAATATCTGGTTTCCAAGACCGGCATGATGGGAATCGAGCAAGAGGTCTGGGCGACCGAGGAGGTCGATTTCGACGTGAACCGTTTCACCGAGATGATGAGCCTGTCGGGCCCGGACGGACTGCTGGCGAACTCGCCCGAGGGCGCCGCCCAACAGGCCGAGATGGCGAAGATCAAGGGCTATCCCATCCTGACCAAGACCAAGATGCAGATGATGGGTTCGTCGATGGAATCCGAAAGTGAGGTCAAGGTCATCCGCAAGGAGGCCATGCCGGCCTCTCTGTTCGACATTCCCGAAGGCTATACCGAGCGGGAGATGGGCAAGGGAATGGGCGCGGCAATGCCCGGACCCGCCGCGCATCCTTAA
- a CDS encoding AMP-binding protein — protein MIAVPDFTDAPWRSRPGIAFLRGADVWDNHERSLRLARRVDTLRAQGLGANQAVLAPDSPGLDLLLMQLALARIGAALFPYRTGTAETEWRTLAGMTGAEWRWHPDSERLFPTGCGTARTGDAADAIALLIKTSGSSGSPKVAMLTADNLLASALAVNARLGLAPGDLWLTCLRLSHVGGISIGYRCALAGATLLLHEGFAAPAVMADLRARPVTHLSLVPPMLARLLDLDPTPPPHLRVLLVGGQATSRSLVQRALDAGWPIHLTYGMTETATQIATTERLTGTAPESGLVGRLLPGIQVAAPGCASRPARLRIYGAMVMAGYANPSRDPGQGLEDGWFETADLACLADDGQLKVLGRADDLRVIGGNNVSLARVEAVLHEAAGIREVVVVGLDDDIWGHRLVALYRGEIDESSLENWCVRRLSGPERPREFRRLARLPLLPSGKYDRLQLESIACQGLI, from the coding sequence ATGATCGCCGTTCCTGACTTCACGGATGCGCCCTGGCGTTCCAGGCCTGGGATCGCGTTCCTCCGGGGTGCCGACGTCTGGGACAATCACGAACGCTCCCTGCGTCTGGCGCGTCGCGTCGACACGCTGCGGGCCCAAGGCTTGGGCGCGAATCAAGCGGTGCTGGCGCCCGACTCGCCGGGTCTGGATCTGCTCCTGATGCAACTCGCGCTTGCCCGCATCGGGGCCGCGCTCTTTCCCTATCGGACCGGAACCGCCGAGACCGAATGGCGGACACTCGCCGGCATGACTGGGGCCGAGTGGCGCTGGCATCCGGACTCGGAGCGACTGTTTCCGACCGGTTGCGGCACGGCTAGAACGGGCGATGCGGCTGATGCCATCGCGCTCCTGATCAAGACTAGCGGGAGCAGCGGATCGCCCAAGGTCGCGATGCTGACCGCCGACAATCTTCTCGCCTCGGCGCTGGCGGTCAACGCGCGACTGGGTCTGGCGCCGGGCGATCTCTGGCTGACCTGTTTGCGCCTGAGTCATGTCGGCGGCATCTCCATCGGCTATCGCTGCGCGCTGGCTGGCGCGACCCTGTTGCTGCATGAGGGATTCGCGGCACCAGCGGTGATGGCCGATCTACGCGCGCGCCCCGTCACCCATCTCTCGCTGGTCCCGCCGATGCTGGCGCGTCTGCTGGATCTCGACCCGACCCCGCCGCCCCATCTGCGCGTACTTCTGGTGGGAGGCCAGGCGACCAGTCGTTCCCTGGTCCAGCGCGCGCTGGACGCGGGCTGGCCGATCCATCTCACCTATGGCATGACCGAGACCGCGACCCAGATCGCCACGACCGAGCGTTTGACCGGTACGGCGCCGGAGTCCGGGCTGGTGGGCAGGTTGCTGCCTGGGATTCAGGTCGCGGCGCCCGGTTGCGCGTCGCGACCCGCGCGTCTACGGATTTACGGGGCCATGGTGATGGCCGGCTATGCGAACCCGAGCCGCGATCCGGGGCAGGGTCTGGAGGATGGGTGGTTCGAGACCGCCGATCTCGCCTGCCTGGCCGACGATGGTCAATTGAAGGTGCTGGGCCGCGCGGACGATCTTCGGGTGATCGGCGGCAACAATGTCTCGCTGGCCCGCGTCGAAGCGGTGCTGCACGAGGCGGCGGGGATCAGGGAAGTCGTCGTCGTGGGTCTGGATGACGATATCTGGGGGCATCGGTTGGTCGCGCTCTATCGCGGCGAGATCGACGAATCCAGTCTTGAAAACTGGTGCGTTCGACGGTTATCCGGTCCCGAACGCCCTCGGGAGTTTCGTCGGCTGGCGCGGCTGCCGCTGCTTCCCTCGGGCAAATACGATCGGCTGCAACTTGAATCTATCGCGTGCCAGGGACTTATCTAA
- the bchJ gene encoding bacteriochlorophyll 4-vinyl reductase yields the protein MNETVHRGRIGPNAIIRIAESLEASQGRQAVTDLFHLAGLDRYLQAMPTEMVDEQEVVALQGALRVQLGIPAARSVSRDAGLRTGDYLLANRIPRPAQRLLSILPPSLACRTLIKAIRGNSWTFVGTGVFDADPSYPPKLLIANSPMCRGATAAEPLCDFYAGTFERLFRRLVQRESVVTEIACEANGAPRCVFEVRW from the coding sequence GTGAACGAAACAGTGCATCGGGGACGCATCGGTCCCAACGCCATCATTCGCATTGCCGAGTCATTGGAAGCCTCTCAGGGTCGGCAGGCCGTGACGGATCTCTTTCATCTGGCCGGACTCGACCGCTATCTTCAGGCCATGCCGACCGAGATGGTCGACGAACAGGAAGTGGTCGCCCTGCAGGGCGCGCTGCGCGTCCAACTTGGGATTCCCGCCGCGCGTTCGGTCTCCCGGGATGCCGGGCTGCGTACCGGCGATTATCTGCTGGCCAACCGCATTCCCCGGCCCGCCCAGCGGCTGCTCTCCATCCTGCCGCCCAGCCTGGCCTGCCGAACCCTCATCAAGGCGATTCGCGGTAATTCCTGGACCTTTGTCGGAACCGGTGTCTTCGATGCCGACCCGTCCTATCCGCCCAAGCTCCTGATCGCCAATTCGCCGATGTGCCGTGGCGCCACGGCCGCCGAGCCACTCTGCGACTTTTATGCCGGAACCTTCGAGCGGCTGTTTCGCCGTTTAGTCCAGCGCGAATCCGTCGTCACTGAAATCGCCTGTGAAGCCAATGGCGCGCCGCGTTGCGTCTTCGAGGTCCGCTGGTAG
- the hemN gene encoding oxygen-independent coproporphyrinogen III oxidase, with protein MAPPLPSSLPLELLERYGHSPLGCTLSASDLVGDNAFSDAQYREVLTDLRQRPEEQLAVYAHVPFCHVRCLYCACDTTVTHSLEKVDRYLDALECEMAMATDLIGRGRKISQLHVGGGTPNHLNEPQLARLMEIVERHFTIAPNACTSIECNPRRSSAGQLELLYGLGFRRISFGVQDLNADVQRAIGRVQSLSMVRDVFQTARETGFQSINLDLVYGLPFQTPAGFRSTLDQILDLSPDRVACFSYSHNPSARPHQHAINADHLPSSAEKLALFHEAVHAFTDAGYRWVGLDVFVRETDELADAQTEGRLHRNAIGYTTMPAKQVLAFGPSAIGEIGGALVQNESDLKSWHNHLDLRQFPVAWGHRLNDAERRRREAVLYLMCNLQLPASTAVDLKQDYDRLCDKAGYGLVEVSSDGIRVTPEGRYLLRGLCAEQDAFLDWGSCQWRFRLPT; from the coding sequence ATGGCGCCTCCCCTACCTTCCAGTCTTCCGCTTGAACTCCTTGAGCGGTATGGCCATTCGCCACTTGGGTGCACATTGTCGGCGTCGGATCTCGTCGGAGACAACGCCTTCAGCGATGCGCAGTATCGGGAAGTGCTGACCGACCTCCGGCAACGGCCGGAGGAACAGCTTGCCGTCTATGCGCATGTCCCCTTCTGTCATGTGCGATGTCTCTATTGCGCCTGCGATACCACGGTCACGCATAGCCTGGAGAAGGTTGATCGCTATCTCGACGCGCTCGAGTGCGAGATGGCCATGGCGACCGATCTTATCGGTCGCGGTCGAAAAATCAGTCAATTGCATGTGGGCGGGGGCACGCCAAATCATCTCAATGAGCCTCAATTGGCCCGTTTGATGGAGATCGTTGAGCGTCACTTCACGATTGCCCCCAATGCCTGCACCTCCATCGAGTGCAATCCTCGGCGATCCTCGGCCGGTCAATTGGAACTGCTCTACGGGCTGGGGTTTCGCCGGATCAGCTTCGGCGTGCAAGACCTCAACGCCGACGTGCAGCGCGCGATCGGTCGGGTGCAGTCGCTCAGCATGGTGCGGGATGTCTTCCAGACCGCGCGCGAAACCGGATTTCAGAGTATCAACCTCGATCTGGTCTACGGCCTGCCCTTTCAAACCCCGGCGGGTTTTCGGTCGACCCTGGATCAGATTCTCGATCTGAGCCCGGATCGAGTCGCCTGCTTCAGCTATTCGCATAACCCCTCCGCGCGGCCGCATCAGCACGCGATCAACGCCGACCATCTTCCCAGTTCCGCAGAAAAACTGGCCCTTTTTCATGAAGCCGTCCACGCCTTCACCGATGCGGGCTATCGCTGGGTCGGTCTGGATGTCTTTGTGCGCGAAACCGACGAACTGGCCGACGCCCAAACCGAGGGCCGTCTGCACCGCAATGCGATCGGCTACACCACGATGCCGGCGAAACAGGTTCTGGCCTTCGGGCCAAGCGCCATTGGCGAGATTGGCGGCGCGCTGGTGCAAAACGAGTCGGATCTCAAGAGCTGGCACAACCATCTTGATCTTCGGCAGTTTCCGGTGGCCTGGGGGCACCGCTTGAACGACGCCGAACGGCGGCGGCGGGAGGCGGTGCTTTATCTCATGTGCAATCTGCAACTGCCCGCCAGTACGGCGGTGGATCTGAAGCAGGACTATGATCGTCTCTGCGACAAAGCCGGATATGGTCTCGTCGAGGTGTCCTCGGACGGGATTCGAGTCACTCCGGAGGGCCGCTATCTGCTGCGCGGTCTGTGCGCCGAGCAGGATGCCTTTCTGGATTGGGGGAGTTGTCAGTGGCGTTTCAGGTTGCCGACGTGA
- the bchE gene encoding magnesium-protoporphyrin IX monomethyl ester anaerobic oxidative cyclase: MRILMIQPNYHCGGAEIAGNWPPGWVAYIGGALKHAGMTNVRFVDAMTDDIPDDKLREIIRANKPDVVLATAITPQIYKAQTTLQLAKEVNPDTITVLGGIHATFMYTQVLGEAPWIDYIVRGEGEEIAVALLKAIEDGTHREARHKIWGISFIDDEGQVVATPAHPVIEDLDTLTPDWSLLNWDRYIYTPLNCRVAVPNFARGCPFTCRFCSQWKFWRKYRHRDPRKFVDEIETLVRDYNVGFMILADEEPTIFQKKFIALCDELIKRDLPLYWGINTRVTDIMRDRELLPFYRKAGLVHVSLGTEAVSQLNLDTFRKQTTVAQNKLAVKLLKDAGIVAEVQFIMGLENETPETIEETYKLAQDWKADMANWNMFTPWPFAELFEELGDKVEVRDFSKYNFVTPIMKPEFMTREQVLKGVLKNYARFYMLKSFLSYPWIKDKFKRRYMLGCLKAFAKTTASKKFYDLGRLKMNGMSAEVDLGFDASKVLTMDEIAQLKRDRPDLAADMNSRGTPVRLAVCAAPDDLRVDESELSGVDSVPVRGTVTMPKMTAAQPD, from the coding sequence ATGCGTATATTGATGATCCAGCCCAACTATCACTGCGGTGGCGCGGAGATTGCCGGTAACTGGCCCCCTGGCTGGGTAGCCTACATCGGCGGTGCATTGAAGCATGCGGGTATGACCAATGTTCGCTTCGTCGACGCCATGACCGACGATATCCCCGACGACAAGCTGCGCGAGATCATCCGTGCCAATAAACCCGATGTCGTCCTGGCCACCGCCATCACGCCCCAGATCTACAAGGCTCAAACCACGCTTCAGCTTGCCAAGGAGGTGAATCCGGACACCATCACCGTGCTCGGCGGCATCCATGCGACCTTCATGTATACGCAGGTGCTTGGCGAGGCGCCCTGGATCGACTATATCGTCCGCGGCGAGGGCGAGGAGATCGCGGTTGCGCTGCTGAAGGCGATCGAAGACGGCACGCACCGCGAGGCGCGTCACAAGATCTGGGGGATCTCCTTCATCGATGACGAAGGACAGGTGGTCGCCACGCCCGCGCATCCGGTGATCGAGGATCTCGACACCCTGACGCCGGACTGGTCCCTGCTGAACTGGGACCGCTATATCTATACCCCGTTGAATTGCCGCGTGGCCGTCCCGAACTTCGCGCGCGGCTGTCCTTTTACCTGCCGCTTCTGTTCGCAGTGGAAATTCTGGCGCAAATACCGTCATCGCGATCCCAGGAAATTCGTCGACGAAATCGAAACCCTGGTGCGTGACTACAATGTCGGCTTCATGATCCTCGCCGACGAGGAGCCCACCATTTTCCAGAAAAAGTTCATCGCCCTGTGCGACGAACTGATCAAGCGCGACCTGCCGCTCTATTGGGGGATCAATACCCGCGTGACCGACATCATGCGCGATCGCGAACTGCTCCCCTTCTATCGCAAGGCCGGACTCGTCCACGTCTCGCTGGGGACCGAGGCCGTCTCCCAGTTGAATCTGGACACCTTCCGCAAGCAGACGACGGTCGCCCAGAATAAACTCGCCGTGAAGCTGCTCAAGGACGCGGGCATCGTCGCGGAGGTGCAGTTCATCATGGGGCTCGAAAACGAGACCCCGGAGACCATCGAAGAGACCTACAAACTGGCCCAGGACTGGAAAGCGGACATGGCCAACTGGAACATGTTCACGCCTTGGCCCTTCGCGGAACTGTTCGAGGAACTTGGCGACAAGGTAGAGGTTCGCGATTTCTCGAAGTATAATTTCGTGACGCCGATCATGAAGCCCGAGTTCATGACGCGCGAGCAGGTGCTGAAGGGCGTGCTGAAAAATTACGCCCGTTTTTACATGCTCAAGAGCTTCCTCAGCTACCCTTGGATCAAGGATAAATTTAAGCGGCGCTACATGCTGGGCTGTCTCAAGGCGTTCGCGAAGACAACGGCGTCGAAGAAATTCTATGATCTTGGGCGACTCAAGATGAACGGGATGTCCGCCGAGGTCGATCTCGGATTCGATGCCTCCAAGGTCTTGACAATGGATGAAATCGCGCAATTGAAGCGGGATCGCCCGGATCTGGCGGCGGACATGAACTCTAGGGGCACTCCGGTCAGGCTTGCCGTCTGCGCCGCGCCCGACGATCTGCGGGTCGACGAGTCTGAACTGAGCGGTGTCGATTCGGTCCCTGTCCGCGGGACCGTGACCATGCCGAAGATGACAGCGGCACAACCTGACTAA
- the puhE gene encoding putative photosynthetic complex assembly protein PuhE: MSDFGFPILYALGLWWFSTGVVLYLDNLPGRTFRWTMLGGAAVLAIAIFGLFASSISTSTAMNYLAFTCGLVIWGVLEMSYFTGYATGPRKTPCPEGCTQWKRFRLAIMTSLYHELAIMTTGLLLIAISWGEPNQVGTWTFVVLWLMRWSAKLNLFLGVPNLNESWLPEHLRYLKTYMAKRGMNLLFPVSVTLPTILVVLIVLRVSAPDADGSAAVGLTLVATLLALAILEHWLLVLPLPDEALWAWALPPRETPDARDSERPPSDPGENEVCATLSHCSTTRTKTPSPQTRQWSKRSRIGIATGA; the protein is encoded by the coding sequence ATGTCTGACTTCGGTTTTCCGATCCTCTATGCGCTTGGGTTGTGGTGGTTCAGCACCGGTGTCGTGCTGTATCTCGACAATCTGCCTGGACGGACCTTTCGCTGGACCATGCTGGGCGGGGCGGCGGTTCTGGCGATCGCGATCTTCGGTCTGTTCGCGAGCAGCATCTCCACCAGTACCGCGATGAATTACCTCGCCTTCACCTGTGGACTGGTGATCTGGGGCGTACTCGAAATGAGTTATTTCACCGGCTACGCGACCGGGCCGCGCAAGACCCCCTGCCCGGAAGGCTGCACGCAGTGGAAACGCTTCAGACTGGCCATCATGACCAGTCTGTATCATGAATTGGCCATCATGACGACGGGCTTGCTGCTGATCGCGATTTCCTGGGGCGAGCCGAATCAGGTTGGTACCTGGACCTTTGTCGTGCTCTGGTTGATGCGTTGGAGCGCGAAATTGAATCTGTTCCTGGGCGTTCCAAACCTCAATGAGAGCTGGCTCCCCGAGCACCTTCGCTATCTGAAGACCTATATGGCGAAGCGCGGGATGAACCTGCTCTTTCCGGTCTCCGTGACGTTGCCGACGATTCTGGTCGTTTTGATCGTGCTCAGGGTGTCCGCCCCCGATGCGGACGGTTCCGCCGCTGTCGGATTGACTCTGGTGGCGACCCTGCTGGCGCTGGCGATTCTGGAGCACTGGCTACTCGTGTTGCCGCTGCCCGACGAGGCGCTCTGGGCCTGGGCGTTGCCGCCGCGCGAGACACCCGACGCGAGGGATTCGGAACGTCCGCCCAGCGATCCCGGCGAGAACGAGGTGTGCGCTACCCTCTCGCACTGCTCCACGACAAGGACCAAGACGCCGTCGCCGCAAACGCGCCAGTGGAGCAAACGCAGCCGTATTGGGATAGCGACCGGAGCGTGA
- the puhC gene encoding photosynthetic complex assembly protein PuhC has protein sequence MNNRPFPKGVLIAMAALLGFIILMISVARLTGTKMDLAPVTPEVLAREIKFLDLADGAVAVYDVETGALIQTLPPGEGGFIRGVLRSMERQRKGYQADLSEPFHLARRESGDLTLKDPITGIQLELKAYGATNEAAFEQLLPAPPAAPQ, from the coding sequence TTGAATAACCGCCCTTTTCCGAAGGGTGTGCTGATCGCCATGGCTGCTTTGTTGGGTTTTATCATCCTGATGATTAGCGTCGCGCGTCTGACGGGTACGAAAATGGATCTGGCGCCGGTGACACCAGAGGTGCTCGCGCGCGAGATCAAATTTCTGGATCTTGCCGACGGAGCGGTCGCGGTCTACGACGTCGAGACCGGCGCCCTGATCCAAACCCTGCCGCCTGGAGAGGGCGGTTTCATTCGTGGCGTCTTGAGAAGTATGGAGCGTCAACGCAAAGGCTATCAGGCCGATCTCTCGGAGCCCTTTCATCTAGCGAGGCGAGAAAGCGGCGATCTAACCCTGAAGGATCCGATTACCGGGATCCAACTCGAACTCAAAGCCTATGGCGCCACCAATGAGGCCGCGTTCGAGCAACTCCTGCCGGCGCCTCCTGCCGCGCCCCAATGA
- the puhB gene encoding photosynthetic complex putative assembly protein PuhB — translation MKEYDFEPIRGLPERLPPGEEMLWQGAPRWTALARSAFHVRTVAIYFAVLAVWRIAVDWSADSSAASALMGVSWILVLGLIAVGALALLGWAMSRATVYTITNQRVVMRIGVAIQMIMNLPFKQIRTADLKRYRDGTGDIPLLLAETAHPSYIIFWPHVRPWHFSPPQPMLRSVPDADKVAAILADALRAYSEQSAELAGRETEDTDLSVDHLASPGETLS, via the coding sequence GTGAAGGAATACGACTTCGAGCCCATTCGCGGCTTGCCCGAGCGTCTGCCTCCCGGTGAGGAGATGCTTTGGCAGGGCGCTCCGCGCTGGACGGCTCTGGCGCGGAGTGCCTTTCATGTCCGAACGGTCGCGATCTATTTCGCGGTGCTCGCGGTCTGGCGTATCGCTGTGGACTGGTCCGCGGACTCGTCCGCGGCGAGCGCGCTGATGGGCGTGTCGTGGATTCTAGTGTTGGGATTGATTGCCGTGGGCGCGCTGGCGTTGCTCGGCTGGGCCATGAGCCGCGCGACCGTCTATACCATTACGAACCAGCGTGTCGTGATGCGGATTGGGGTCGCCATCCAGATGATCATGAATCTTCCCTTCAAGCAGATTCGGACTGCCGATCTGAAACGCTATCGGGATGGGACAGGGGATATTCCGCTGCTTCTTGCCGAGACCGCGCATCCTTCCTATATCATTTTCTGGCCCCATGTTCGTCCATGGCACTTCTCTCCGCCTCAACCCATGCTCCGGTCTGTTCCGGACGCGGACAAGGTGGCGGCAATTCTGGCGGATGCGCTAAGGGCCTACTCGGAGCAGTCCGCCGAACTGGCCGGACGCGAGACGGAAGACACGGATCTGTCGGTCGATCATCTGGCGTCTCCAGGCGAAACCCTATCCTGA
- the puhA gene encoding photosynthetic reaction center subunit H, whose protein sequence is MSAAITEYIDVAQLAIWAFWFFFAGLVYYLHAEDKREGYPLESSRTERSGGRVKIVGFPGMPSPKKFVLPHNAGTVYAPRQEAPAAKLNATPSAPFQGAPLDPIGDPMLAGVGPGASPDRQKHLDLTHEGQPKIVPLRVAKDFSIAERDPDPRGMTVVGLDGEVAGTVTDVWVDRSEPQIRYLEMKVAQGGKQAMLPINFCKFDKKARKIKVLALRAVHFANVPALSKPDQITLYEEDKVCAYYGGGKLYATPERAEPLL, encoded by the coding sequence ATGTCTGCTGCCATCACTGAATATATCGACGTTGCTCAACTCGCGATCTGGGCGTTCTGGTTTTTCTTTGCCGGGCTCGTCTATTATCTTCACGCCGAGGACAAGCGTGAGGGTTATCCGCTGGAGTCCAGCCGGACCGAGCGTTCGGGCGGACGGGTCAAGATCGTCGGTTTTCCCGGCATGCCGAGCCCCAAGAAGTTCGTGCTCCCGCATAATGCCGGCACCGTCTATGCGCCGCGCCAGGAGGCTCCGGCCGCGAAGCTCAATGCCACTCCATCCGCTCCCTTCCAGGGCGCGCCGCTGGATCCCATCGGCGACCCGATGCTGGCTGGCGTGGGACCAGGCGCCTCGCCAGACCGTCAAAAACACTTGGATCTGACCCACGAAGGTCAACCCAAGATCGTGCCGCTGCGTGTCGCGAAGGATTTCTCGATCGCCGAACGCGATCCGGATCCGCGCGGCATGACGGTCGTTGGCCTGGACGGAGAGGTTGCCGGCACCGTGACCGATGTCTGGGTGGATCGTTCCGAGCCGCAGATTCGCTACCTCGAAATGAAGGTCGCGCAGGGCGGCAAGCAGGCGATGCTGCCAATCAACTTCTGCAAATTCGACAAGAAGGCCCGTAAGATCAAGGTGCTGGCGCTACGTGCGGTGCATTTTGCAAATGTTCCGGCGCTGTCCAAGCCAGATCAGATCACACTCTACGAAGAAGACAAAGTGTGTGCCTATTATGGCGGCGGCAAGCTCTACGCAACACCGGAACGTGCTGAGCCCTTGCTGTGA
- the bchM gene encoding magnesium protoporphyrin IX methyltransferase, with amino-acid sequence MVKASYQERQAKIKTYFDRTAADAWSKLTSDAKVSRIRATVRAGRDDMRNTLLDWLPADLTGKRLLDAGCGTGMLAVEAARRGAEVVAIDVAPTLIEIARERTPTDLGAGSVTFQAGDMLDPAHGRFDHVVAMDSLIHYRPADAVKVLAGLAERTSGSMIFTFAPRTLPLTIMLAVGRLFPRSDRSPAIEPVSEGALRKLLAAEPLLSCWKPQRTRRIVLGFYMSQALELVRV; translated from the coding sequence ATGGTCAAGGCTTCCTATCAAGAACGGCAGGCCAAGATCAAAACCTATTTTGATCGCACGGCCGCCGATGCCTGGTCGAAACTGACCTCGGACGCCAAGGTCAGCCGCATCCGCGCCACGGTGCGTGCCGGTCGCGACGACATGCGCAACACGCTGCTCGACTGGTTGCCCGCCGATTTGACCGGCAAACGCCTGCTCGATGCCGGCTGCGGTACTGGCATGCTGGCGGTCGAGGCGGCGCGCCGTGGCGCGGAGGTGGTCGCGATCGACGTGGCGCCGACCCTGATCGAGATTGCCCGCGAGCGCACGCCGACCGATCTAGGCGCGGGATCCGTGACCTTTCAGGCGGGCGACATGCTCGATCCGGCACACGGTCGCTTCGATCATGTGGTCGCCATGGACTCACTGATCCATTATCGCCCCGCCGACGCGGTGAAGGTTCTGGCGGGACTTGCCGAGCGTACCAGTGGCTCGATGATCTTCACGTTCGCCCCGCGGACGCTGCCGCTGACGATCATGCTCGCGGTCGGGCGGCTGTTTCCGCGCAGTGATCGGTCGCCGGCGATCGAGCCGGTCAGCGAGGGCGCCCTGCGCAAACTCCTGGCTGCGGAGCCGCTGCTGAGTTGCTGGAAGCCCCAGCGCACGCGGCGTATTGTGCTCGGGTTTTATATGTCTCAGGCATTGGAGTTGGTCCGTGTATGA
- the bchL gene encoding ferredoxin:protochlorophyllide reductase (ATP-dependent) iron-sulfur ATP-binding protein, translated as MQEFPSGMFGLPKNPDGEGSVQVQLDPDLRIDTAKVFAVYGKGGIGKSTTSSNLSVAFSKLGKRVLQIGCDPKHDSTFTLTKCLVPTVIDILESVDFHAEELRPSDYVYEGYNGVMCVEAGGPPAGTGCGGYVVGQTVKLLKQHHLLEDTDVVVFDVLGDVVCGGFAAPLQHAERALIVTANDFDSIFAMNRIAAAIVAKSKHYGVRIGGVIANRSVNTDEIDRFNDAVGLKRLAHLPDLDIIRRSRLKKSTLFEMEPGPGLEEAKQQYLQLAEKLWEGVEPLTAQPMRDREIFDFLGFD; from the coding sequence ATGCAGGAATTTCCCAGCGGCATGTTTGGCCTGCCAAAGAACCCCGATGGCGAGGGCAGCGTACAGGTGCAACTCGATCCCGATCTGCGCATCGATACCGCCAAGGTTTTTGCCGTCTATGGCAAGGGCGGCATCGGCAAGAGCACGACCTCGTCGAATCTGTCCGTGGCTTTCTCGAAGCTTGGCAAGCGCGTGCTTCAGATCGGCTGCGATCCCAAGCATGACTCGACCTTCACCCTGACCAAGTGTCTGGTGCCGACCGTCATCGACATTCTGGAGTCGGTGGATTTTCATGCCGAGGAGCTGCGACCCAGCGATTATGTCTACGAAGGCTACAACGGCGTTATGTGCGTCGAGGCTGGCGGCCCGCCCGCGGGCACCGGCTGCGGCGGCTATGTCGTGGGTCAGACCGTCAAGCTGCTCAAGCAGCATCATCTGCTCGAAGATACCGATGTCGTGGTCTTTGACGTGCTTGGCGACGTGGTGTGCGGCGGTTTCGCGGCTCCGTTACAACATGCCGAGCGCGCGCTGATCGTCACCGCCAACGACTTCGACTCGATCTTCGCCATGAACCGCATCGCGGCGGCCATCGTGGCCAAGTCGAAACATTATGGGGTGCGGATCGGGGGCGTCATCGCCAATCGTAGCGTCAATACCGACGAAATCGATCGCTTCAACGACGCTGTAGGGCTCAAGCGGCTGGCGCATCTGCCGGATCTGGACATCATCCGACGCTCGCGCCTGAAGAAATCCACCCTGTTCGAGATGGAGCCGGGTCCGGGGCTGGAGGAGGCCAAACAGCAATATCTTCAGCTTGCGGAAAAATTATGGGAAGGCGTCGAGCCCTTGACGGCGCAACCGATGCGCGATCGCGAGATCTTTGATTTTCTGGGGTTTGATTGA